Proteins from a genomic interval of Undibacterium parvum:
- a CDS encoding glycine betaine ABC transporter substrate-binding protein has translation MKNQHYRPAISICLAPARGLNLYWLRLLLAGLLLFSLSAPHSVQAAQAQLQIGSKRFTESYILGEILRLKLAPETLAEHRQGLGNTAVVLAALQAGSIDIYPDYTGTINFEVLKHTSPTPLPQMQRELAQLGLGMALPLGFNNSYALAMREPDSQRLGIRRISDLLRAPQLRLALSPEFFGRNDGWPALAQRYALPQQPRVLENGIAYEALAKQQVDLIDVYATSSQIGKYGLRVLIDDLAYFPRYDAVLLYRLDLPSRYPQAWASLQSLQGAISDTQMRVMNAQAELQGQTFSAVAAAFLATASAPGAAPVLAADAALPVALTSQPAAPAASLLQRLFDEKFWTLSWQHLTLVFVSVALACVVAVPLGILAAYRPALRQLVMGSVGVLQTVPALALLTILIALLGQIGLLPALLALFVYALLPIVRNSCTGILQVPGGLRAAGLALGLNKWQRLRYIELPLALPTILAGIKTAAVLNVGSATIAAFIGAGGYGERIVIGLAINDQNMMLAGAIPAAALALLTQLLFELAEKKLPGYR, from the coding sequence ATGAAAAATCAGCACTATCGCCCCGCCATCAGCATCTGCCTAGCGCCCGCGCGCGGCCTGAATCTGTATTGGCTGCGGCTGCTGTTAGCTGGCTTGTTGCTGTTCAGTCTGAGCGCGCCTCACTCTGTGCAGGCCGCGCAGGCGCAGCTGCAGATAGGCTCGAAGCGGTTTACTGAATCGTATATTTTAGGCGAAATTTTGCGCCTAAAACTGGCGCCTGAAACGCTCGCCGAGCATCGTCAGGGCTTGGGTAATACCGCGGTGGTGTTGGCCGCCTTGCAGGCTGGCAGTATTGATATTTATCCCGATTACACCGGCACGATTAACTTTGAAGTCTTAAAACACACTAGCCCCACGCCTTTGCCGCAGATGCAGCGCGAGTTGGCACAACTGGGCTTAGGGATGGCTTTGCCGCTGGGTTTTAATAATAGCTATGCGCTGGCGATGCGCGAGCCAGATAGCCAGCGACTCGGGATACGCCGCATCAGCGATCTGCTGCGTGCGCCGCAATTACGTCTGGCGCTCTCGCCCGAATTTTTTGGGCGTAACGATGGCTGGCCGGCGCTGGCACAGCGCTACGCCCTGCCGCAGCAGCCACGCGTCTTAGAAAACGGCATCGCTTACGAGGCGCTGGCCAAGCAGCAAGTCGATCTGATCGATGTGTATGCGACTTCTTCGCAGATAGGAAAATACGGCTTGCGGGTTTTGATCGACGATCTGGCTTACTTCCCGCGTTACGATGCGGTGCTGCTCTACCGGCTCGATTTGCCTAGCCGCTACCCACAGGCTTGGGCCAGTTTGCAAAGTCTGCAAGGCGCGATTAGCGATACCCAGATGCGCGTCATGAACGCCCAGGCTGAACTGCAGGGCCAGACTTTTAGCGCGGTGGCTGCGGCATTTTTAGCCACCGCATCTGCGCCCGGCGCCGCGCCGGTATTGGCGGCCGATGCGGCATTGCCGGTGGCGCTGACCAGCCAGCCTGCCGCGCCCGCCGCCAGTTTGCTGCAGCGTTTGTTTGATGAAAAATTCTGGACGCTGAGTTGGCAGCATCTGACCCTGGTTTTCGTCTCGGTGGCACTGGCCTGTGTGGTCGCTGTGCCTTTGGGCATCTTGGCGGCCTACCGCCCGGCCTTGCGCCAACTGGTGATGGGCAGCGTAGGTGTGTTGCAGACGGTGCCGGCGCTGGCCTTACTGACCATCTTGATTGCGCTACTCGGACAAATCGGCCTGCTGCCGGCGCTATTGGCGCTGTTTGTCTACGCCTTATTGCCGATCGTGCGCAATAGCTGTACTGGCATCTTGCAAGTGCCTGGCGGCTTACGCGCGGCTGGTCTGGCGCTAGGTTTAAATAAGTGGCAAAGGCTGCGCTACATCGAACTGCCGCTGGCCTTGCCCACCATCTTGGCCGGTATTAAAACTGCAGCGGTACTCAACGTCGGTAGCGCCACCATCGCCGCCTTTATCGGCGCTGGTGGTTATGGCGAACGCATCGTCATCGGGCTGGCCATCAATGATCAAAACATGATGCTGGCCGGTGCAATTCCGGCTGCTGCTTTAGCCTTGCTGACTCAGCTTTTGTTTGAGTTAGCCGAAAAAAAATTGCCTGGCTACCGCTAA
- the senA gene encoding selenoneine synthase SenA yields MSMLPPNSPQNTPAFSSARQLSGPHLAAALCDSRRRLLALVDDLSDAQWRPAYQSGVNPVAWELAHIAWFAEFWILRGPHQRTADGYVQAQQAPCYAGPDRLFDSARLAHAQRWQEPMPSRAELAHILAAQLAACLAAIPDTANMDARSADAALYFHRLALLHEDMHAEAFYWMRAALGYPAPDGCTPPLVATSQPLQLAAAQIQLGSGHDAPGFAFDNEQAPHSVTLAAFEIDSAPLTAGKFADFVEQGGYTQADYWPAQAGVWRKQSGATHPKHWRKTKTGAWQTRWFDEWLPLAPQAAAIHLNAYEAQAYCLWAKRRLPTAAEWEYAASTRPDFLWGHSVWEWTSDAFLPYPGFVAGPYADYSQPWFSTHSELRGGAFATHARLHHPHYRNFFQPQRQDIFAGLRTVAL; encoded by the coding sequence ATGTCGATGTTGCCGCCAAATTCACCGCAAAATACGCCCGCGTTCAGCTCGGCGCGCCAGCTCAGCGGCCCGCATTTAGCCGCAGCGCTGTGCGATAGCCGCCGCCGCTTGCTGGCGCTGGTGGATGATCTCAGCGATGCCCAGTGGCGGCCAGCCTATCAAAGCGGCGTCAATCCTGTGGCCTGGGAGCTCGCGCATATCGCCTGGTTCGCCGAGTTCTGGATCTTGCGCGGCCCGCACCAGCGCACTGCGGATGGCTATGTCCAGGCACAACAAGCGCCGTGCTACGCTGGCCCGGATCGCTTGTTTGATTCGGCCCGGCTAGCGCACGCGCAACGCTGGCAAGAGCCTATGCCTAGCCGCGCCGAACTGGCTCACATTTTGGCCGCGCAGTTAGCCGCCTGTCTGGCCGCCATCCCGGATACCGCCAACATGGACGCCCGCAGCGCCGACGCCGCCCTGTATTTTCATAGACTGGCCCTGCTGCATGAAGACATGCACGCCGAAGCTTTTTACTGGATGCGCGCCGCGCTCGGCTACCCAGCTCCCGATGGCTGCACGCCACCGCTGGTGGCCACTAGCCAGCCGCTGCAGCTGGCGGCCGCGCAGATCCAGCTCGGCAGCGGGCACGATGCCCCCGGCTTTGCCTTCGATAACGAGCAAGCGCCACACAGCGTCACGCTGGCCGCGTTTGAGATCGATAGCGCGCCACTGACGGCGGGCAAGTTTGCCGATTTTGTCGAGCAAGGCGGCTACACCCAAGCCGACTACTGGCCAGCACAAGCCGGAGTCTGGCGCAAGCAAAGCGGCGCCACGCATCCAAAGCACTGGCGCAAAACTAAAACCGGCGCATGGCAAACCCGCTGGTTTGATGAATGGCTGCCGCTAGCGCCACAAGCCGCCGCCATCCATCTGAATGCCTACGAAGCACAAGCCTATTGCCTGTGGGCCAAGCGCCGCCTGCCCACCGCTGCCGAATGGGAATACGCAGCCAGCACCCGGCCCGATTTTTTGTGGGGGCACAGCGTCTGGGAGTGGACCAGCGACGCCTTTCTGCCCTACCCCGGCTTTGTCGCCGGCCCCTACGCCGACTACTCGCAACCCTGGTTTAGCACGCACAGCGAATTGCGCGGCGGCGCGTTCGCCACCCACGCACGCTTACACCATCCGCACTACCGCAACTTCTTCCAGCCGCAACGCCAGGACATCTTCGCCGGCTTACGCACGGTGGCACTGTAA
- a CDS encoding group I truncated hemoglobin — protein sequence MNQTLYQRLREAEGIRLLVDDVMAAHLANPLIKTRFENIKDLERAKRMAREFFGAGAGGPAPYTGKDMVAAHTGMNISEQEYLAATDDILGAMDKHHYDEETKKDVLAIIYSLKNHIMRK from the coding sequence ATGAACCAAACACTGTATCAGCGCCTCAGAGAAGCCGAAGGCATACGTCTGTTGGTGGACGATGTCATGGCCGCCCATCTGGCCAACCCACTCATCAAAACACGCTTTGAAAACATCAAAGATCTGGAGCGCGCCAAACGCATGGCGCGTGAATTTTTCGGCGCGGGCGCTGGTGGCCCTGCCCCTTATACCGGCAAAGACATGGTGGCAGCGCATACCGGGATGAACATCAGCGAGCAAGAATATCTGGCCGCCACCGATGACATACTCGGCGCCATGGATAAGCATCATTACGATGAAGAAACCAAGAAAGACGTGCTGGCGATTATTTATTCGCTCAAGAATCACATCATGCGCAAATGA
- a CDS encoding TonB C-terminal domain-containing protein, with protein sequence MPAQISPLSDQQRLSLGLLISLSLHALLLNLAFNAQGLGHAGLASVWPERRYEIPALHIALTAPAAALAAPVAPLLSAELAPPIALPPQGITLTQFSATPAALPPATIAAQSPPKKTRKAKQRAASASAAVLAPLAAEQPALKKPSLPTTSADLIALAKAEQPNWRVPARPELPTAVSAVATPPLTEPVALTEPAQDPQNEAEKRVAESQEIAKQADAQQEAVRQENARLEALRIETERQQLAQQTAAKLAAVQQEISRQEAARADAAKLAEKLATKLATKLADKLADKLAAEQAAERQEAAKKVAAQQLAKLQEAAQLEAARSEAARLATANLAAAKLETEHQQLAQQSAAKLAAAQQEISRQEAARVEAARLADKLAAEQAAERQEAAKKVAAQQQAKLQETAQLEAARSEAARLATASLEAAKIETERQQLAQQSAAKLAAAQQEASRQEAARAEAARLADKLATKLAAEQAAAQQLAQLQDAKLQDAARQAAALAESARQVAAQQESSRRLALELEAKRLAALQAEAEQRQEKLRAIGRQLNLEAAQRDAAALRKLPSTSGARRGRILARTDPNPELAAYAQTWGNKIERSMSLDMVREALKQPHLDPMVMVAVRSDGSVESVTFAVSSGVPAIDEAIRRIVYSQVNYPAFPAALLKDYDVIEIRRTWYFDSSIRLY encoded by the coding sequence ATGCCAGCCCAGATCTCGCCCCTGTCTGACCAGCAGCGCCTGAGCTTAGGGCTGCTGATCTCCCTGAGCCTACACGCGCTGTTGTTGAATCTGGCCTTCAATGCGCAGGGGCTGGGGCATGCTGGATTAGCCTCAGTCTGGCCAGAGCGCCGCTACGAAATCCCCGCTCTGCATATTGCTCTCACTGCGCCTGCCGCAGCATTGGCTGCGCCCGTTGCGCCCTTGCTGAGTGCCGAGCTAGCACCGCCAATAGCGCTGCCACCGCAAGGGATCACGCTCACGCAATTCAGCGCCACACCCGCAGCGCTGCCGCCTGCCACGATCGCCGCGCAGAGTCCGCCGAAAAAAACGCGCAAGGCCAAGCAGCGGGCCGCATCCGCGAGTGCCGCCGTGCTTGCGCCTTTAGCAGCCGAGCAGCCAGCGCTGAAAAAACCCAGCTTACCGACGACTAGCGCAGACTTGATCGCGCTGGCGAAGGCTGAACAACCCAACTGGCGCGTGCCTGCTAGGCCCGAGTTGCCAACGGCTGTCAGTGCGGTCGCCACGCCGCCACTAACAGAACCGGTCGCACTGACCGAGCCAGCGCAAGATCCGCAAAATGAGGCTGAAAAACGCGTCGCTGAGTCCCAGGAAATAGCAAAGCAGGCGGACGCACAACAAGAGGCTGTGCGCCAGGAAAATGCGCGGCTAGAAGCGCTGAGAATAGAAACTGAGCGCCAGCAACTAGCCCAGCAAACAGCGGCAAAACTGGCTGCGGTGCAGCAAGAAATTAGCCGTCAGGAAGCGGCGCGTGCCGATGCCGCCAAGCTTGCAGAGAAGCTTGCAACTAAGCTTGCAACTAAGCTTGCAGATAAGCTTGCAGATAAGCTCGCCGCTGAGCAAGCCGCCGAGCGCCAAGAAGCAGCCAAAAAAGTCGCTGCACAACAACTGGCGAAGCTGCAAGAGGCGGCACAACTAGAGGCCGCCCGCAGCGAAGCGGCACGGCTAGCCACGGCAAACTTAGCAGCCGCAAAATTAGAGACTGAACACCAGCAACTAGCCCAACAATCAGCGGCAAAACTGGCTGCGGCGCAGCAAGAAATTAGCCGTCAGGAAGCGGCGCGTGTCGAAGCCGCCAGGCTTGCAGATAAGCTCGCCGCTGAGCAAGCCGCGGAGCGCCAAGAGGCAGCCAAAAAAGTCGCCGCGCAACAGCAGGCGAAGCTGCAAGAGACGGCACAACTAGAAGCCGCCCGCAGCGAAGCGGCACGGCTAGCAACAGCAAGCTTAGAAGCCGCAAAAATAGAGACTGAACGCCAGCAACTAGCCCAGCAATCAGCGGCAAAACTGGCCGCGGCGCAGCAAGAAGCGAGCCGTCAGGAAGCGGCGCGTGCCGAAGCCGCCAGGCTTGCAGATAAGCTTGCAACTAAGCTCGCCGCTGAGCAAGCCGCAGCCCAACAACTGGCGCAGCTGCAAGACGCGAAATTGCAAGACGCCGCACGGCAAGCCGCAGCGCTAGCCGAGAGCGCTCGTCAGGTCGCCGCACAACAAGAGAGCAGCCGCCGCCTCGCGCTAGAGTTGGAAGCGAAGCGCTTAGCGGCCTTGCAAGCCGAGGCCGAACAACGTCAGGAAAAACTGCGCGCCATCGGTAGGCAGTTGAACTTAGAAGCGGCACAGCGCGATGCTGCGGCCCTGCGTAAGTTACCCTCGACCAGCGGCGCGCGGCGCGGCAGAATTTTGGCACGCACCGATCCCAACCCAGAGCTGGCCGCGTACGCGCAAACCTGGGGCAACAAGATAGAGCGCAGCATGAGTTTAGACATGGTACGCGAGGCGCTTAAACAGCCGCACCTCGATCCCATGGTGATGGTGGCGGTGCGCAGCGACGGCTCGGTGGAGTCGGTCACTTTTGCGGTCTCCAGCGGCGTGCCGGCGATAGACGAAGCGATACGCCGCATCGTCTACAGTCAGGTCAATTACCCGGCATTTCCGGCGGCGTTACTCAAGGATTATGATGTGATAGAAATCCGCAGAACCTGGTACTTCGACAGCAGCATACGGCTGTACTGA
- a CDS encoding AraC family transcriptional regulator, translated as MSTPEFSLSVFYLRQIAEQIRSIGGDVEHWLAHSQLDEAQLADSSLQIPYAELRLLIGAALSSTKEPALGLLVGERLVANTHGILGYAAINSASLRQAVQLLAHYLRVRTSLVLLSYEIHGDQFRLVFSEPVPLGEIRRPVLEAVILTIKNLLDHIAMGSCNVSEVAFPFDAPDYAALAQDLFKCELRYGQAWAGIALPLNSIDLPLKMADPASFQDAVQICQRELDKLLKSESLSTQLRRIMLEKQGGFPSLNVMARLLHLTPRTLHRRLLQEQTSYKEIIEDVRHTLALEYLKSGQLSIQEIAYMLGYSDIANFRRAFKRWEQLAPSLYRLRMVPSRIK; from the coding sequence ATGAGCACACCAGAATTTTCGCTATCAGTGTTCTACCTACGCCAGATTGCAGAGCAAATCCGCAGTATCGGCGGTGATGTCGAACACTGGCTGGCGCATAGTCAGCTCGACGAGGCACAACTGGCCGACTCCTCGCTGCAAATTCCCTACGCAGAATTAAGGCTGCTGATAGGGGCGGCACTCAGCAGCACTAAAGAGCCAGCGCTGGGTTTGCTGGTGGGAGAACGTCTGGTTGCCAATACCCACGGCATACTTGGCTACGCCGCGATCAATAGCGCAAGCTTGCGGCAAGCGGTGCAATTGCTTGCGCATTATTTGCGCGTGCGCACCTCTCTGGTTTTACTCAGCTATGAAATTCACGGTGATCAGTTTCGCCTGGTCTTTAGCGAGCCTGTGCCCTTGGGCGAAATCCGTAGGCCAGTGCTGGAAGCGGTGATACTGACGATCAAAAACCTGCTCGATCATATTGCCATGGGCTCATGCAATGTCAGTGAAGTCGCCTTCCCTTTTGATGCGCCAGACTATGCCGCGCTGGCGCAAGACTTGTTCAAATGCGAACTGCGCTATGGGCAAGCGTGGGCCGGTATTGCACTGCCGCTCAATAGCATCGATCTGCCTTTAAAAATGGCCGACCCGGCCAGCTTTCAAGATGCTGTACAGATTTGCCAGCGAGAGCTAGACAAACTGCTTAAAAGTGAAAGCCTGAGTACGCAGTTGCGCCGGATTATGCTGGAGAAACAAGGTGGCTTCCCATCGCTGAACGTCATGGCGCGCTTACTGCATTTAACACCGCGCACCCTGCATCGCCGTTTGCTGCAAGAACAAACTTCGTACAAAGAAATCATCGAAGATGTACGCCATACCTTGGCGCTAGAATATTTGAAATCTGGCCAGCTCAGCATTCAGGAAATCGCCTACATGCTCGGTTACAGCGACATCGCCAATTTTCGCCGCGCCTTTAAACGCTGGGAGCAGCTGGCACCGTCTTTGTACCGCTTGCGCATGGTGCCAAGCCGGATTAAGTAG
- a CDS encoding SRPBCC family protein, with product MQIEHRIVIAATPATVFRIYQDVQNWHTWDPDTKQATLDGPFQVGSRGRITPPKGMTVPMLLTQVEPDRCFTVVSKIPLFGMLFEHELKPLAGATEVIHRVSFSGLLSYLLGPMLCKQLNAGLPITLSRLKALAERSA from the coding sequence ATGCAGATTGAACACCGTATCGTCATCGCTGCCACGCCTGCCACGGTGTTCCGTATTTATCAGGATGTGCAGAACTGGCATACCTGGGATCCGGATACCAAACAGGCGACTTTGGATGGCCCATTTCAGGTCGGTAGCCGTGGCCGTATCACGCCGCCTAAGGGCATGACGGTGCCTATGTTGCTGACCCAAGTGGAGCCCGACCGCTGCTTTACGGTGGTGTCTAAAATACCGTTGTTTGGCATGCTGTTCGAGCACGAGTTAAAACCGCTGGCCGGCGCCACCGAGGTGATCCATCGCGTGAGCTTCTCAGGTTTGCTGTCGTATCTGCTAGGCCCTATGTTGTGCAAGCAACTCAACGCTGGCCTGCCTATCACTTTGAGCCGGCTAAAGGCGCTGGCAGAGCGCAGCGCCTGA
- a CDS encoding winged helix-turn-helix domain-containing tetratricopeptide repeat protein, with amino-acid sequence MLLSFRDFEIDTSLFTLRSGDQLSRVEPQVFDLIVYLAQQPERIVSAQELLAHLWAGKVVTESSLRSCIKAARQALGDSGAAQNCIATVRNRGYRFVAAQCVPSAPVLSPRLRLEPAYPAGVPPQPHRASIAIMPFVDLSQASQGRAGIADALVHDVIFQLAQMRSLFVIAQGSVFAPKLRQLDAREAGQLLQVDYVVSGSVSLKDQRLSVSLELAETGTARIVWVENFCQALDDALLVLNQIGSKIVATLASEVELTERNRAILRPPDSLDAWQAYHRGLWHMYRFNQNDNQQAQHFFDIAVRLDPSFSRAYTGLSFTHFQNAFQGWSARAAQVDLAYQTASLSLEADQRNPSAHLAMGRALWLRGQHADAVDELEHSIQLSPSFALGHYTLAFVHAQAGDPHAAILASDHSRLLSPFDPLLFGMLGARAIAHVRLGQYSEAAVWAVKAAARPNAHIHILALAAYSLALAGALDQARALVATLHQQQPHYQVEEFILAFRFDAQGAQLFRQAARLIAPSC; translated from the coding sequence GTGCTGCTCAGCTTTAGAGATTTCGAGATTGATACCAGCTTGTTCACCTTGCGCTCTGGCGATCAGCTGAGCCGCGTCGAGCCGCAGGTGTTCGACCTGATCGTGTATCTGGCGCAGCAACCCGAGCGCATCGTCAGCGCGCAAGAGTTGCTAGCTCACTTATGGGCGGGCAAGGTGGTGACCGAGTCCAGCCTGAGAAGCTGCATCAAGGCCGCACGTCAGGCACTCGGTGATAGCGGGGCTGCGCAGAACTGCATTGCCACCGTCAGAAATCGCGGCTACCGCTTTGTCGCCGCCCAGTGCGTGCCAAGCGCGCCCGTCCTTAGCCCTAGGCTGCGATTGGAGCCCGCATACCCGGCTGGCGTGCCGCCACAGCCGCACCGTGCCTCGATCGCGATCATGCCCTTTGTCGATCTCTCGCAAGCTAGCCAGGGCCGCGCCGGTATCGCCGACGCCTTGGTGCACGATGTCATCTTTCAATTAGCGCAAATGCGCAGTCTGTTTGTGATCGCACAGGGCAGCGTGTTCGCGCCCAAGCTGCGCCAGCTTGATGCACGAGAGGCTGGCCAACTCTTGCAGGTTGATTATGTCGTGAGCGGGTCTGTAAGTCTCAAAGATCAGCGTTTGAGCGTCAGCCTTGAATTGGCCGAGACCGGCACTGCCCGCATCGTCTGGGTGGAAAATTTTTGTCAGGCGCTCGACGATGCTCTGCTGGTTTTGAACCAGATCGGCAGCAAGATCGTCGCCACGCTGGCCAGCGAAGTCGAGCTGACCGAGCGCAACCGCGCCATCCTGCGTCCACCCGATTCGCTCGATGCCTGGCAAGCCTACCACCGCGGCTTATGGCATATGTATCGTTTCAATCAAAACGACAACCAGCAAGCCCAGCATTTTTTTGATATTGCGGTGCGTCTCGACCCGAGTTTTTCGCGCGCCTACACCGGGCTATCGTTCACCCATTTCCAAAACGCTTTTCAGGGCTGGTCGGCGCGTGCCGCCCAGGTTGATCTGGCCTACCAAACCGCCAGCCTCAGTTTGGAAGCCGATCAACGCAATCCTTCTGCGCACCTGGCGATGGGGCGCGCACTCTGGTTGCGTGGCCAACATGCCGACGCGGTCGATGAACTGGAGCACAGCATACAACTCAGCCCTAGCTTTGCCCTGGGCCACTACACGCTGGCGTTTGTGCACGCGCAAGCGGGCGATCCGCATGCGGCGATTTTAGCCTCGGATCATTCGCGCCTGCTCAGTCCCTTCGATCCGCTGCTGTTTGGTATGTTGGGTGCGCGTGCGATTGCACATGTGCGTCTGGGGCAGTACAGCGAAGCGGCAGTGTGGGCCGTGAAGGCAGCCGCCCGTCCCAACGCGCATATCCATATTTTGGCACTGGCTGCGTATAGCCTGGCCTTGGCAGGCGCCCTCGACCAAGCGCGCGCGCTGGTGGCGACGCTACACCAGCAACAGCCGCATTACCAGGTCGAGGAATTTATCCTGGCTTTCCGTTTTGATGCGCAGGGCGCGCAATTATTTCGCCAGGCGGCCCGCCTGATCGCGCCCAGCTGCTAG
- a CDS encoding fatty acid desaturase, with product MFFSNAIKTPSMAHINGTAITVLPDETLLNAAIRQGIDFPNSCRVGGCATCKCKLTEGKVKEHTESSYLLSDDEMDQGFILACQSVPLSDIRIEVDLSLQAAQHSVCGTVIAQQRLTHDITRLNVQLDAPLNYRGGQFANLSMASLPEVQRSYSFATPSQQNAQVSFFVRKLPGGVFSSHIHDQNLLGQSVTIEGPAGDFWLRDADAPLLLVAGGSGLAPILALLQEALQANVARSATVLFGAREEKDLYCLAEIAEIGRLWHGEFRFVAVLSEVKDGDLWQGKRGLVTEQIPALLENGAHAYLCGPPGMIDSAVLTLGQNGVAKEHIHADRFVSRMDAAAAQSQTAKSAPTAEPIDTSTANVASVFAYLKYFMFHLVGLFSAAAILAGGAYVTLGLLAVLFFYIVGDALLGDDTSVPEFTHPRILTIQLWLAWPLLSLIVFSAVWSVSPADPLGFGHWFTQLSGYDVIAARNLTSFGNHLSALILTGLTIGLIGTITGHELTHRTWDPVSMLIGRWLLAYSFDTSFAIEHVYGHHRYVSTEHDPATAPRGRNVYHHVLASTIKGNISAWNIEARRLKRKAYALYSPHNAVLRGYLMSALLVGAAWALGGAVGAAFFTLCALFGKSLLEIVNYMEHYGMVRNPETPVQPRHSWNTNRRISSWTMFNLTRHSHHHAQGEVPYHELKPYQDAPMMINGYLTTILVALIPPLWHALMTPKVLAWDRNYASKEEQALAARANQRSGIASLIRAN from the coding sequence ATGTTTTTTTCTAATGCGATAAAGACGCCAAGCATGGCGCATATCAATGGCACTGCCATTACGGTGCTTCCGGACGAAACCCTGCTCAATGCGGCAATACGACAAGGGATAGATTTTCCTAATAGTTGCCGGGTCGGTGGTTGCGCCACCTGTAAATGCAAACTGACCGAAGGAAAGGTCAAAGAGCATACCGAGTCCAGCTACCTACTTTCCGACGATGAAATGGACCAGGGATTTATTCTGGCCTGCCAAAGTGTCCCTTTATCCGATATCCGGATCGAGGTCGATCTTTCCCTTCAAGCTGCGCAGCACAGCGTCTGCGGCACGGTCATAGCGCAACAGCGGCTGACGCATGACATCACGCGTTTGAATGTGCAACTAGATGCACCGCTGAACTACCGCGGCGGCCAGTTCGCCAATCTCAGCATGGCGTCTTTGCCAGAGGTGCAGCGTAGCTACTCGTTTGCCACGCCCTCACAGCAGAATGCGCAAGTAAGTTTCTTTGTCCGTAAGCTGCCCGGCGGTGTGTTTTCTTCGCACATCCATGATCAGAATTTGCTGGGGCAAAGTGTCACCATTGAAGGACCGGCGGGTGACTTCTGGCTGCGTGATGCGGATGCGCCCTTGCTGCTGGTGGCGGGCGGCAGCGGCCTCGCTCCTATCCTGGCGCTATTGCAGGAAGCGCTGCAGGCGAATGTCGCGCGCTCCGCCACCGTCTTGTTTGGCGCAAGAGAAGAAAAAGATCTGTATTGTCTGGCCGAAATCGCAGAAATCGGGCGACTCTGGCATGGGGAATTTCGCTTCGTTGCTGTGCTCTCAGAAGTCAAAGACGGCGATCTCTGGCAGGGCAAGCGCGGTCTGGTGACTGAGCAGATTCCCGCCTTGCTGGAAAACGGCGCACATGCTTACCTGTGCGGCCCGCCGGGCATGATAGACAGTGCGGTGCTAACGCTAGGCCAAAACGGCGTCGCAAAAGAACACATACATGCAGACCGGTTCGTCAGCAGGATGGATGCCGCTGCCGCTCAATCACAGACCGCTAAGTCAGCGCCGACAGCCGAGCCAATTGATACCAGCACCGCCAACGTTGCCAGCGTATTCGCGTATCTGAAGTATTTTATGTTCCATCTGGTGGGCCTGTTTTCTGCCGCCGCGATTCTGGCTGGCGGCGCGTATGTTACGCTAGGTTTGCTGGCAGTCTTGTTTTTCTATATCGTCGGCGATGCGCTTCTGGGCGACGACACCTCAGTGCCAGAATTCACTCATCCACGCATACTCACCATCCAGTTGTGGTTGGCATGGCCGCTGTTATCGCTCATCGTGTTTTCTGCAGTCTGGTCGGTCAGCCCCGCTGATCCGCTCGGTTTTGGTCACTGGTTTACTCAACTTAGTGGTTATGATGTGATTGCCGCACGCAATCTCACATCATTCGGTAATCACCTTTCTGCTCTGATACTGACTGGGCTAACGATAGGCCTGATCGGCACCATTACCGGTCACGAATTGACCCATCGCACCTGGGACCCGGTCTCCATGCTGATAGGCCGCTGGTTGCTGGCGTATAGCTTTGATACCTCGTTCGCCATCGAGCACGTGTACGGTCATCATCGCTACGTCTCGACTGAACACGATCCGGCGACCGCACCGCGTGGGCGCAACGTCTACCATCACGTGCTCGCCTCTACCATCAAAGGCAATATCAGCGCCTGGAACATAGAAGCCAGACGCTTAAAACGCAAAGCCTATGCGCTGTATTCGCCGCACAATGCGGTGTTGCGCGGTTATTTGATGAGCGCCTTGCTAGTGGGCGCCGCCTGGGCGCTGGGCGGTGCTGTCGGTGCCGCGTTCTTTACGCTGTGCGCACTGTTTGGAAAATCCTTGCTAGAAATCGTCAATTACATGGAGCATTACGGCATGGTGCGTAATCCGGAGACCCCGGTGCAGCCGCGCCACTCGTGGAACACCAATCGCCGCATCAGCTCCTGGACCATGTTCAACCTGACCCGTCACTCGCATCATCACGCTCAGGGCGAAGTGCCTTACCATGAACTCAAGCCCTATCAGGATGCGCCTATGATGATCAACGGCTATCTCACCACCATTCTGGTGGCCTTGATACCGCCACTCTGGCACGCCTTAATGACGCCCAAGGTGCTGGCATGGGATCGTAACTATGCCTCCAAAGAAGAGCAAGCGCTGGCCGCCCGCGCCAACCAGCGCAGCGGCATCGCTAGCTTGATACGGGCTAACTAA